One region of Syntrophobacter fumaroxidans MPOB genomic DNA includes:
- a CDS encoding 4Fe-4S dicluster domain-containing protein: protein MSKGKSIMVDTSRCTACRGCQVACKQWNGLPGTKTRQLGTYQNPQDVSAETWKLVRFSEGIKENGKPYWYFFSEQCRHCLEPPCVDSIGGYQPEGAMRDEATGAVIFKPASKEAPFEEVKGACPYNIPRQDAKSKEFFKCTMCLDRITNNRIPACVQSCPTGAMAFGERDAIVEMVKKRVEELKKTTPKAMALNPDEVRVIYIVTDDPKKYHQYAVA, encoded by the coding sequence ATGTCCAAGGGAAAATCCATAATGGTTGATACCTCCAGGTGCACCGCCTGCCGTGGCTGCCAGGTGGCCTGTAAACAATGGAACGGTTTGCCCGGCACGAAGACCAGGCAGTTGGGCACGTATCAGAACCCCCAGGACGTCTCCGCGGAAACGTGGAAGCTGGTCCGGTTCTCGGAGGGGATCAAGGAAAACGGAAAACCTTACTGGTACTTCTTCTCGGAACAATGCCGGCATTGCCTCGAACCGCCGTGCGTGGATTCCATCGGGGGATACCAGCCGGAAGGTGCCATGAGGGATGAGGCGACGGGTGCGGTGATCTTCAAACCGGCATCGAAGGAGGCGCCTTTCGAGGAAGTCAAGGGCGCCTGCCCGTACAACATTCCTCGCCAGGACGCCAAGAGCAAGGAGTTTTTCAAGTGCACCATGTGCCTTGACCGTATCACCAACAACAGGATTCCGGCGTGCGTCCAGAGTTGTCCCACCGGCGCGATGGCGTTCGGAGAGCGGGACGCCATCGTCGAAATGGTGAAGAAGCGCGTCGAGGAGTTGAAGAAGACCACTCCCAAGGCGATGGCGCTCAACCCGGACGAGGTCCGGGTGATCTACATCGTCACGGACGATCCCAAGAAATACCACCAGTACGCGGTGGCATGA
- a CDS encoding TerC family protein — protein sequence MDFGMFGHFEFTWQFLTALMSIVVIDLVLAGDNAVVIAMAVKNLHGRTRTMGIALGAGGAVVVRVACTFVVAQLLMIQFIKLVGGAVILWIAVKLLVQGSEDESHKEAGSLLQALWIIIVADMSMGIDNMLAVGAASHGNLFLLLFGLGLSIPFVVFMSSILARLMDRYPIILYLGAGILGKVGGEMMITDPYVENLLHPSKLTEYGVMIFFTVAVIAVGRFIVLAQRKKETGQNPNHLSEPEAVPIAAED from the coding sequence ATGGATTTTGGGATGTTTGGTCATTTCGAATTCACGTGGCAGTTCTTGACGGCGTTGATGAGCATCGTGGTGATCGACCTTGTGCTGGCGGGCGACAACGCCGTGGTCATCGCCATGGCAGTGAAGAACCTGCACGGACGCACCCGCACCATGGGCATCGCCTTGGGCGCGGGCGGAGCGGTTGTGGTCCGGGTTGCCTGCACCTTCGTGGTGGCCCAGCTTCTCATGATACAGTTCATCAAACTGGTGGGAGGCGCCGTGATCCTCTGGATTGCGGTGAAGCTGCTCGTTCAGGGCTCCGAGGACGAATCGCACAAGGAGGCGGGAAGTCTCCTGCAGGCGCTCTGGATCATCATCGTGGCGGACATGAGCATGGGAATCGACAACATGCTGGCCGTGGGCGCCGCCTCTCACGGCAACCTGTTTTTGCTCTTGTTCGGCCTTGGTCTGAGCATCCCGTTCGTGGTCTTCATGAGCTCGATTCTGGCCAGGCTCATGGATCGGTACCCGATCATCCTCTACCTCGGCGCCGGCATTCTGGGCAAGGTCGGCGGCGAAATGATGATCACGGACCCGTACGTGGAAAATCTTCTTCACCCGTCCAAACTGACCGAATATGGGGTCATGATTTTCTTTACGGTGGCGGTGATCGCCGTCGGCAGATTTATCGTGCTCGCCCAGCGAAAAAAGGAAACCGGCCAGAATCCGAATCACTTATCTGAGCCGGAGGCGGTGCCTATAGCAGCCGAGGATTAA
- a CDS encoding L,D-transpeptidase family protein, with product MAKLPPPPPEPPKEQVPYTEVNLDCPLSLVSNPKIYVYKSDRRLLLVNNGVLVREYPIGLGFSPNGDKFMRGDGRTPEGQFFICAKNPNSRFYKSLGLNYPDPRHAEKALVWGAISLEDFRNIVEASEGKRRPPSNTVLGGDIFIHGGGAGRDWTWGCVAVRNSAMDELFSIVSVGTPVEVMP from the coding sequence GTGGCAAAATTGCCCCCGCCTCCGCCCGAACCGCCGAAAGAGCAGGTTCCATACACCGAGGTCAATCTCGACTGCCCGTTGTCATTGGTCTCAAATCCCAAGATATACGTTTACAAGAGCGACAGAAGACTCCTGCTCGTCAACAATGGGGTGCTGGTGAGAGAATATCCCATCGGCCTCGGCTTCAGCCCCAACGGCGACAAGTTCATGCGTGGAGACGGGCGGACTCCCGAGGGCCAGTTCTTCATCTGTGCGAAGAACCCTAACAGCCGGTTCTACAAATCTCTCGGGTTGAACTATCCCGACCCCAGGCATGCGGAGAAGGCGCTGGTTTGGGGGGCCATCAGCCTGGAAGATTTCCGCAACATTGTTGAAGCCTCGGAGGGCAAGAGGCGCCCGCCGTCAAATACCGTCCTCGGGGGCGACATTTTCATCCACGGCGGCGGGGCCGGCCGGGATTGGACCTGGGGCTGCGTGGCCGTGCGCAACAGCGCGATGGATGAGCTCTTCTCCATCGTCTCCGTGGGCACTCCGGTCGAAGTCATGCCTTGA
- a CDS encoding L,D-transpeptidase: MVKRLIGSLWCFLFAVVFLGGCASTKQVDMSQIDNLEEEAYSRQKPPPPPPKAPPPRRPAKKTVLDKRWTERVITEKEIEKMAEKDPDLTPVACKEILARLNTKARFYIPEDIKNKRKLRVPRDFRAYKNWTPMPLYIREVAGLPKFILIAKDIPFLGWYQQGKLIGDTQICIGKMFGWTKAGVYRVLDKDIDHISQSYTNAFGEPAPMPYALRIYERVWVHMGDVIGGYCSHGCINLPMGPSEEVYEWADKGTMVVIVDSVDDTTRMLQSYFKQIKPVGPNKKKKTTTES; this comes from the coding sequence GTGGTTAAGAGACTGATCGGTTCTTTATGGTGTTTTCTGTTTGCGGTTGTCTTTCTGGGTGGATGTGCGTCCACCAAACAGGTGGACATGAGCCAGATCGACAACCTGGAGGAGGAGGCCTACAGCCGGCAGAAACCGCCCCCGCCTCCGCCCAAGGCGCCTCCGCCGCGCCGGCCGGCAAAAAAGACCGTGCTTGACAAACGTTGGACCGAGCGCGTCATCACGGAAAAAGAAATAGAGAAGATGGCCGAAAAGGACCCCGACCTGACTCCCGTCGCGTGCAAGGAAATACTGGCCCGACTCAATACCAAGGCGAGGTTTTACATTCCCGAGGATATCAAGAACAAGAGGAAGCTGAGGGTGCCCAGGGATTTCCGGGCGTACAAGAACTGGACCCCGATGCCTTTGTATATTCGAGAGGTTGCGGGCCTGCCCAAGTTCATCCTGATCGCCAAGGACATCCCTTTCCTGGGATGGTACCAGCAGGGAAAGCTGATCGGGGACACGCAAATCTGCATCGGGAAAATGTTCGGCTGGACGAAGGCGGGGGTCTACAGGGTACTGGACAAGGATATCGACCATATTTCCCAATCCTATACCAACGCTTTCGGCGAACCGGCTCCAATGCCCTATGCATTGCGGATCTACGAGCGCGTGTGGGTTCACATGGGCGACGTGATCGGAGGGTACTGTTCGCACGGTTGCATCAACCTGCCCATGGGACCTTCGGAGGAAGTTTACGAATGGGCCGACAAGGGGACCATGGTTGTGATCGTCGACTCTGTGGATGACACGACAAGAATGCTTCAGAGTTACTTCAAACAAATAAAACCCGTCGGACCCAATAAAAAGAAGAAAACTACCACTGAATCGTGA
- a CDS encoding glutamine--tRNA ligase/YqeY domain fusion protein: protein MSTNNSTPPPNFIRAIVAADVQSGKNYGRVITRFPPEPNGYLHIGHAKSICLNFGIAAEFGGLCNFRFDDTNPSKEETEYVESIIEDVHWLGFDWGDRLYYASDYFERLYEYAVQLVRDGNAYVCSLTADEIREYRGTLTQPGKDSPYRNRSVAENLDLLARMRAGEFEDGSHVLRARIDMASPNLNMRDPVIYRIRHVEHHRTGNKWCIYPMYDFAHGLSDSVEGITHSICTLEYEDHRPLYDWFLDVLKVECHPQQIEFARLNLSHTVMSKRKLLQLVREGHVAGWDDPRMPTLAGIRRRGYTPEAIRNFCELIGVGKRDSMVDAALLEHCIREDLNRRAPRVMGVVRPLRVVIDNYPEGQVEELEAVNNPEDPGMGTRKVPFSRVIYIEQEDFMEAPPKKFYRLAPGREVRLRYAYFITCVDVVKDAQGKVVELRCTYDPATRGGGAPDGRAVKATLHWVSADHALEAEARLYDHLFLKADPDDERDGLDFKAHINPASLEVLKSCRVEPSLAGAAPGTRYQLERQGYFCVDPDSTAQKLVLNRTVTLRDTWAKVMKKEKP, encoded by the coding sequence ATGTCGACGAACAATTCCACCCCTCCACCCAATTTCATTCGCGCCATTGTCGCCGCGGACGTCCAGTCGGGGAAAAACTACGGCCGGGTCATCACGCGATTTCCTCCGGAGCCCAACGGCTATCTGCACATCGGGCACGCCAAGTCCATCTGCCTGAATTTCGGAATTGCCGCGGAGTTCGGAGGCCTGTGCAATTTCCGGTTCGACGACACCAATCCGAGCAAAGAAGAAACCGAATACGTGGAGTCGATCATCGAAGACGTCCACTGGCTCGGTTTCGACTGGGGCGACAGGCTCTATTACGCATCGGATTATTTCGAGCGACTCTATGAGTATGCGGTGCAGCTGGTCCGGGACGGCAACGCCTACGTTTGCAGCCTGACTGCGGATGAGATCAGGGAATACCGCGGAACGCTCACCCAGCCGGGCAAGGACAGTCCCTACCGGAACCGTTCGGTCGCGGAGAACCTGGACCTGCTGGCGCGCATGCGGGCCGGAGAATTCGAGGACGGTTCCCATGTACTCAGGGCCAGGATCGATATGGCTTCTCCCAATTTGAACATGCGGGATCCGGTGATTTACCGCATTCGCCACGTCGAGCATCACAGAACCGGCAACAAATGGTGTATCTACCCCATGTATGACTTCGCCCACGGTCTATCGGACTCCGTCGAAGGAATCACGCATTCCATCTGCACTCTCGAGTACGAGGACCATCGGCCCCTCTACGACTGGTTTCTGGATGTCCTGAAGGTCGAGTGCCACCCGCAGCAGATCGAGTTCGCGCGACTCAACCTGAGCCATACCGTGATGAGCAAACGCAAGCTCTTGCAGTTGGTCCGGGAAGGACATGTGGCCGGGTGGGACGATCCCCGAATGCCGACGCTGGCCGGAATCCGCCGTCGCGGTTATACGCCCGAGGCGATTCGCAATTTCTGTGAGCTCATCGGTGTCGGCAAGCGGGACAGCATGGTGGACGCGGCGCTGCTCGAGCACTGCATTCGCGAGGATCTCAACCGCCGCGCGCCTCGGGTCATGGGGGTGGTGCGGCCGCTCCGCGTGGTCATCGACAACTATCCCGAAGGGCAGGTGGAGGAGCTCGAAGCGGTGAACAATCCTGAAGATCCCGGGATGGGGACGCGGAAGGTGCCTTTTTCGCGGGTGATCTACATCGAGCAGGAAGATTTCATGGAGGCTCCGCCGAAGAAGTTCTATCGTCTCGCGCCGGGCCGGGAGGTCCGCCTGCGCTACGCGTACTTCATCACATGCGTGGACGTGGTCAAGGACGCGCAGGGGAAAGTAGTCGAGCTACGCTGCACCTACGATCCGGCCACTCGCGGCGGAGGCGCTCCCGACGGCAGGGCCGTGAAGGCCACCCTGCATTGGGTTTCCGCGGACCATGCCCTGGAAGCCGAGGCACGGCTCTACGATCATCTTTTTCTCAAGGCGGATCCGGACGATGAGAGGGACGGTCTTGATTTCAAGGCCCACATCAATCCCGCATCGCTCGAAGTGCTGAAGTCATGCCGGGTTGAACCGAGCCTTGCCGGTGCCGCACCGGGAACCCGTTACCAACTGGAGCGGCAGGGCTATTTCTGCGTCGATCCGGACAGCACCGCTCAGAAACTGGTCTTGAACCGTACCGTCACGCTCCGTGACACGTGGGCCAAAGTCATGAAAAAGGAGAAGCCCTGA
- a CDS encoding sensor histidine kinase encodes MNDTDKTKEQLINELEELRRRIAELEGHGSFRTPAGQSPGSAERSGPIPERRQPDRSCGDSAPRKQPRIPPVPFPPPGSLLGKTIARRGQTEEALQVVCQQLLGIIDFLPDATFVIDEDGKVIAWNHAIEEMTGVKKEDIIGQGDYAYAVPFYGERRPILVDRVFDKALQFRHHYDFVVEKGNTIYAEAYVPMTFRGKGAYLWIKASPLCDDTGRMIGAIESIRDVTERKKLEEAHRINAEKIKLFAYSVSHDLKSPIVGIHGLTRLLFRRYRDYLDEKGKLYCEQILKATEQAVALVDEINVYIRTKEIPLHFEVFKPSETIKMVRDEFGALLSIRRIAWVEPDPVPEIKADRLSLLRVLRNLVDNALKYGGNRLTAIRIEYAQTEDFHVFSVCDDGVGMKIEGSEEMFNAFQRDKTARDVEGTGLGLAIVKEIAEKHRGKVRVERGPVCGTIFRVYLSKHL; translated from the coding sequence ATGAATGACACAGATAAGACCAAAGAGCAACTCATCAACGAACTGGAGGAGTTGCGTCGAAGGATCGCCGAACTGGAAGGGCACGGGAGTTTCAGAACCCCAGCCGGACAGAGTCCGGGATCAGCGGAGCGGAGCGGCCCGATCCCGGAGAGGCGGCAGCCCGACCGTTCATGCGGCGATTCCGCGCCGAGGAAGCAGCCCCGAATTCCGCCCGTTCCATTCCCTCCCCCGGGAAGCCTCCTTGGAAAAACAATTGCCAGGCGCGGCCAGACCGAGGAGGCACTTCAAGTCGTCTGTCAGCAGCTCCTCGGGATCATTGATTTTCTTCCTGATGCCACCTTCGTGATCGATGAAGACGGGAAGGTCATCGCCTGGAATCACGCCATTGAGGAAATGACGGGCGTGAAGAAGGAAGATATCATCGGTCAGGGCGACTACGCCTACGCCGTCCCGTTCTATGGGGAGCGACGGCCCATACTGGTGGACCGGGTGTTCGACAAGGCGCTTCAGTTCAGGCATCATTATGATTTTGTGGTCGAGAAGGGGAACACGATTTATGCGGAGGCATATGTTCCCATGACTTTTCGGGGCAAGGGCGCGTATCTCTGGATCAAGGCATCTCCCCTCTGCGACGATACAGGCCGGATGATCGGGGCCATCGAATCCATTCGCGACGTCACCGAACGCAAGAAACTGGAGGAAGCCCACCGCATCAACGCGGAGAAGATCAAGCTTTTCGCCTATTCGGTGTCCCACGATCTGAAGAGTCCCATCGTCGGCATACACGGCCTGACCCGTCTTCTCTTCCGACGTTACCGGGACTACCTGGACGAGAAGGGAAAGCTTTACTGCGAGCAGATTTTGAAAGCCACCGAGCAGGCCGTGGCGCTGGTCGATGAAATCAACGTCTATATCAGGACGAAGGAAATACCCCTGCACTTCGAGGTGTTCAAGCCCTCCGAGACCATCAAGATGGTTCGAGACGAGTTCGGCGCCCTGCTCAGCATCCGGCGCATCGCATGGGTTGAACCGGACCCCGTTCCGGAGATCAAGGCCGACCGTCTTTCGCTTTTGAGGGTACTCAGGAACCTGGTGGACAATGCTCTCAAGTACGGCGGCAACCGGCTCACCGCCATCCGGATCGAATACGCCCAGACCGAGGACTTCCACGTCTTCTCCGTCTGCGACGATGGGGTGGGAATGAAGATCGAAGGAAGCGAGGAGATGTTCAACGCCTTCCAGCGCGACAAGACAGCGCGGGACGTGGAAGGAACCGGGCTGGGCCTTGCCATTGTCAAGGAGATCGCGGAGAAGCATCGCGGCAAGGTCCGGGTGGAGCGCGGCCCGGTCTGCGGCACGATCTTCCGCGTGTACCTCTCAAAGCACCTGTGA
- a CDS encoding hybrid sensor histidine kinase/response regulator has translation MPSRDGTVRAAAHETKPVTTRSEKEQLRGLLVRQLYALVPVGLSAAVSSGGILVLVLWSELPHGRLLIWLAAMLSLALLQYLLMIAYRRRPAAAESASPWFVLFIAVFASNGLVWGSAALFLFPHDSLAHQVFVAFVLGGMTAGAAGTFSATFSAFLAFSAPAFLPVVVRFFLINDDLHLAMGTLLIIFAGSMVVCALRVNQAIVSSFRQGLKNLDLIADLTESNARLGRLNALLEHEIAQRQKAEEALRQSESIYRTIFEHTGTATFIVEEDATVSMMNSQCEKFSGYSRTEVEGRMKFDQFVAEEDLQRVSEYHRMRRLDSGTAPERFEFRFKDRFGRVRDILATVGMIAGTRRSVASLVDISEKKKVEEEHLKIEKLESLGILAGGIAHDFNNILTAILGNISLAKIYARDKVRKRLEEAERASAKARDLTQQLLSFAKAGAPVKRTLSLAELIRESASFGLSGSNVRCEFSIPDGLWLVDVDEGQISRVITNLVINADQAMPEGGTIEVSAENAAFRTAENARLPLRPGKYVKISVRDHGDGIPGEHLAKIFDPYFSTKEKGTGLGLATVYSIVSKHGGCVDVESRPGIGSTFHFYLPASRKQVVEGIETARRPLSGKGRILIMEDGEEVRRILAEMLEHLGYEADSVRNGAELIRMYKESRAMGRHYDLVIMDLTVPGGMGARETITQLKDLDPKARAVVSSGYSNDPVMADFSDYGFVDVISKPYKIEELSDLLKKVMRGKESKMLRFLAS, from the coding sequence ATGCCTAGCCGGGACGGTACCGTGCGAGCCGCCGCGCACGAGACCAAGCCCGTGACAACGCGCTCCGAAAAGGAGCAGTTGCGCGGTCTGCTGGTGAGACAGCTCTACGCCCTGGTGCCCGTCGGTCTCAGCGCCGCGGTGTCCAGCGGCGGCATTCTCGTGCTGGTGCTTTGGAGCGAGCTTCCCCACGGGCGCCTGTTGATCTGGTTGGCGGCGATGCTTTCCCTGGCGTTGTTGCAGTACCTGCTGATGATCGCCTACCGCCGCCGTCCCGCGGCCGCCGAATCCGCTTCCCCGTGGTTCGTCCTCTTTATTGCCGTCTTTGCATCAAACGGTCTGGTCTGGGGCTCGGCGGCCCTGTTCTTGTTTCCGCACGACTCATTGGCGCACCAGGTGTTCGTGGCGTTCGTCCTGGGAGGCATGACGGCCGGAGCGGCGGGAACCTTTTCCGCCACGTTTTCGGCTTTTCTGGCATTCAGCGCCCCCGCCTTCCTCCCGGTCGTCGTCAGATTCTTTCTCATCAACGATGACCTGCATCTGGCCATGGGAACGCTGCTTATCATCTTTGCCGGTTCGATGGTCGTGTGCGCCCTTCGCGTGAACCAGGCCATCGTGTCTTCCTTCCGGCAAGGTCTGAAGAACCTGGATCTCATCGCGGACCTCACCGAATCCAACGCACGGCTCGGACGCCTCAATGCGCTTCTGGAACACGAAATCGCCCAGCGCCAGAAGGCGGAAGAGGCGCTTCGGCAATCCGAGAGCATCTATCGGACCATTTTCGAACACACCGGCACGGCCACCTTTATTGTTGAAGAAGACGCAACGGTATCGATGATGAACAGTCAGTGCGAGAAGTTTTCGGGTTATTCGCGAACCGAGGTGGAAGGGCGGATGAAGTTCGACCAGTTCGTTGCGGAAGAGGACCTGCAACGGGTGAGCGAATACCACCGCATGCGGCGTCTCGATTCCGGGACGGCTCCCGAACGCTTCGAATTCCGCTTCAAGGACAGGTTCGGGCGTGTCAGGGACATCCTGGCGACAGTGGGCATGATTGCCGGCACCAGGCGCAGTGTGGCTTCCCTGGTGGACATTTCCGAGAAGAAGAAAGTGGAAGAAGAACACCTCAAGATCGAAAAACTCGAATCCCTGGGGATTCTTGCAGGTGGAATCGCTCATGATTTCAATAATATATTGACGGCGATCCTCGGCAACATCTCCCTTGCCAAAATATATGCCCGGGACAAGGTCCGCAAACGCCTGGAAGAGGCGGAACGAGCGAGCGCCAAGGCCAGGGATCTCACCCAGCAGCTGCTCAGCTTCGCCAAAGCCGGCGCACCCGTCAAGAGGACCCTGTCTCTCGCGGAGCTCATCCGGGAATCGGCGTCGTTCGGGCTGAGCGGCTCCAACGTCCGGTGCGAATTCTCCATACCTGACGGCTTGTGGCTGGTGGATGTCGATGAAGGCCAGATCAGTCGGGTCATCACCAACCTGGTCATCAATGCCGACCAGGCCATGCCCGAGGGCGGGACCATCGAGGTGTCCGCGGAAAACGCGGCTTTCCGGACGGCGGAAAACGCGAGGCTTCCGCTCCGGCCGGGCAAGTACGTCAAGATATCCGTTCGCGATCATGGGGACGGCATCCCCGGGGAACACCTGGCCAAGATATTCGACCCGTATTTTTCCACCAAGGAAAAAGGAACGGGGCTGGGTCTCGCCACCGTCTACTCCATCGTCAGCAAGCACGGCGGTTGCGTTGACGTGGAGTCGAGACCGGGTATCGGTTCGACCTTCCACTTTTATCTGCCGGCATCGAGGAAACAGGTTGTGGAAGGGATTGAAACAGCCAGGAGACCTTTGTCCGGCAAGGGAAGAATCCTCATCATGGAGGATGGTGAGGAGGTGAGGCGAATCCTTGCGGAGATGCTGGAGCACCTGGGCTACGAGGCGGATTCGGTGCGCAACGGAGCCGAATTGATCCGGATGTACAAAGAATCGAGGGCCATGGGTCGTCACTACGATCTGGTCATCATGGACCTCACCGTCCCGGGAGGCATGGGCGCCAGGGAGACGATCACGCAGCTCAAGGACCTGGACCCGAAGGCCCGCGCAGTTGTCTCCAGCGGATACTCCAACGATCCGGTAATGGCGGATTTCTCCGACTACGGCTTTGTGGACGTCATTTCCAAGCCCTACAAGATCGAAGAGCTCTCGGACCTGCTCAAAAAGGTGATGAGGGGAAAAGAAAGCAAGATGCTCCGGTTTCTGGCATCCTGA
- a CDS encoding SIR2 family NAD-dependent protein deacylase, translating to MSVGEDIERAAAVLNDAGALLIAAGAGMGVDSGLPDFRGDRGFWKAYPAIARLGKSFVEMANPRWFHTDPGLAWAFYGHRLNLYRATRPHEGFRSLLEICRTVPGKYFVFTSNVDGHFQAAGFEEDRIEECHGSIHHFQCSKPCGDHIWDAHGTEIHVDEDAFLAMDPLPRCPRCGGYARPNILMFGDWSWNPDRTHSQGDRMRRWLQEVSDARRKLAIVELGAGTAVATVRYQSEHLAARFKGTLIRINPRDHQVPAPSHVSIPLGAAEGVRRIVQALH from the coding sequence ATGAGCGTTGGTGAGGACATCGAGCGGGCGGCGGCGGTATTGAACGATGCGGGAGCGCTTTTGATTGCAGCGGGAGCGGGGATGGGCGTCGATTCCGGATTGCCCGACTTTCGCGGCGACCGGGGGTTCTGGAAGGCCTACCCGGCCATTGCCAGGCTGGGGAAATCGTTTGTGGAGATGGCGAACCCCCGCTGGTTTCACACCGATCCCGGATTGGCCTGGGCCTTTTATGGGCACCGCCTCAATCTGTACCGCGCAACACGCCCCCACGAAGGCTTCCGGTCTCTGCTCGAGATTTGCCGGACCGTGCCCGGGAAGTATTTCGTCTTCACATCCAATGTCGACGGTCATTTCCAGGCGGCGGGATTCGAAGAGGACCGGATCGAGGAATGTCATGGTTCGATTCACCATTTCCAGTGTTCCAAACCTTGCGGAGACCATATCTGGGACGCCCACGGCACGGAGATTCACGTCGATGAGGACGCTTTCCTGGCCATGGACCCGTTGCCGCGCTGCCCGCGCTGTGGCGGGTACGCACGGCCGAATATCCTGATGTTCGGAGACTGGTCGTGGAATCCGGATCGCACGCACAGCCAGGGAGATCGGATGAGGCGCTGGCTGCAGGAAGTGTCGGATGCCCGCCGCAAACTGGCGATTGTCGAGCTGGGGGCGGGAACGGCAGTGGCGACGGTCCGCTATCAGTCCGAACACCTGGCGGCACGTTTCAAGGGGACTCTGATCCGCATCAATCCCCGCGATCACCAGGTTCCGGCACCATCCCACGTTTCCATTCCTCTGGGTGCTGCCGAGGGCGTGCGCCGTATTGTCCAGGCGCTCCACTGA
- a CDS encoding substrate-binding domain-containing protein — protein sequence MNAMFMVFLVALQVLAATMAPAADKTVIRVTGPDSMFGRLHTLSMLFERENPGTDVRVVRGATVDAVFSALVRGETGVALASRKINAAEKDAAKAKGVELTENLIGYGGIVIVTHVSNPLNDLTVDQVKKLLSGEYTNWSECGAPPALVKVFRVGEKHPGTLVFMQEDFLGKPLASGAEVMPDFAGVMTRVSGTPGAIGFVRIRDALECPGQAVTKIMKIRAGVDGPAVLPCRGTVSDGSYPIRRPYYLYSNSRVSTEISKYIEYIKAKGWGQQTL from the coding sequence ATGAACGCGATGTTCATGGTTTTTTTGGTGGCACTCCAGGTACTCGCAGCTACCATGGCGCCTGCCGCAGACAAAACCGTCATACGGGTGACGGGTCCGGACAGCATGTTCGGCAGACTTCACACCCTTTCAATGTTGTTCGAGAGAGAAAATCCGGGGACGGACGTGAGAGTCGTCAGGGGGGCGACCGTGGATGCCGTCTTTTCCGCGTTGGTGAGAGGAGAAACCGGCGTCGCCTTGGCCTCCAGAAAAATAAACGCCGCTGAAAAGGACGCCGCGAAAGCCAAGGGCGTTGAGCTGACGGAAAACCTCATCGGGTACGGCGGCATCGTGATTGTCACTCACGTTTCAAACCCATTGAACGATCTCACCGTGGACCAGGTCAAGAAGCTTCTGTCCGGCGAATACACGAACTGGAGTGAATGCGGCGCGCCCCCGGCACTCGTGAAGGTCTTCCGTGTTGGGGAGAAGCATCCCGGCACACTGGTCTTCATGCAGGAGGACTTCCTCGGCAAACCTCTGGCGTCAGGGGCTGAAGTGATGCCCGATTTCGCCGGGGTCATGACGAGAGTCTCCGGAACTCCGGGAGCCATCGGTTTTGTGCGGATTCGGGATGCTCTTGAATGTCCGGGGCAGGCCGTAACGAAGATCATGAAAATAAGGGCGGGCGTCGATGGACCGGCGGTACTGCCGTGTCGAGGCACCGTGAGCGATGGCAGTTATCCGATCAGACGTCCTTATTACCTCTACTCCAACAGCCGCGTATCAACTGAAATTAGTAAGTATATCGAATATATAAAGGCGAAAGGATGGGGGCAGCAGACCCTGTGA